From the genome of Populus trichocarpa isolate Nisqually-1 chromosome 15, P.trichocarpa_v4.1, whole genome shotgun sequence, one region includes:
- the LOC7474826 gene encoding probable LRR receptor-like serine/threonine-protein kinase At3g47570, which produces MEDLGFLLTCLSSSWLHQAQTRKKNQKRKMLSGLLNSSLWFLGILLFINYIEATTVTATFGFTNQTDQQALLAIKDFISEDPFNSLSSWNNSLQFCSWQGVTCGRRHRRVTSLNLSSLKLAGSLSPHFGNLTFLRVIDLSRNRFHHIFPPEVGQLFRLRYLSLANNSFQGELPSTLGICSNLIFLNLYGNNFRGKIPSALGSLSRLRRLSLASNNFTGAIPPSFGNLSSMQRASLQLNNLEGIIPAELGRLSALEVLSLYSNKLSGMVPEQLYNISSINLLTVADNQLTGRLPHDIGLTLPKMQTLYLGTNQFFGHIPKSIVNFSSLIDIDLAYNSLTGPVPNNLGNLQNLETINFGGNPLGDENTSDLTFLTSLTNCTNLREVWFFENHLRGVLPISIANLSTNLYWLTLGTNYITGDIPVEIENLKNLEYLAFHGNMLTGRLPDSIGKLSKLQELHIYTNKISGNIPSSFGNLSGILRLSLADNFLEGTIPVSLANYSQLEVLDLSYNHLSGVIPEKLAGIDSLFGLFLALNNLTGPLPSQLGNARNLNELDISENKLSGEIPRSIENCVMLENLNMEGNFFEGTIPSSFKKLRSIRVLNLARNNLSGQIPKFLGELPLLGYLNLSVNSFDGEVPTGGVFNNASAFSVAGNDKLCGGIKALQLHECPKQRQENGFPRKVVILISSVALFLLLLLASVCAVIHSKKTNKIGPSLVSPLEKKYQRVSYSELARATGGFSSTNIIGDGKYGTVYKGILGSDDQVAVKVFKLQQRGANNTFMAEINALRNIRHRNLVRIVNSCSTIDFKGDDFKALIMEFMSNGSLESWLHASSTESEDFKNLSLLQRINIATDVALALDYLHNQCETTVVHCDLKPSNILLDNDLTAHVGDFGLAKILLAALGESFSTESSSICIRGTIGYVAPEYGMGGEASTHGDVYSYGILLLEMFTGKRPIDSMFTGEFNLHSFVKAALPDQVMEIIDPLLSNDIQEEAQTRRNGPRGSRSINIGKVKECLASILQVGLRCSADLPSERMDIGDVPSELHKITKILSNS; this is translated from the exons ATGGAGGATCTTGGCTTCTTATTGACTTGCTTAAGCTCATCCTGGCTTCATCAGGCACAAACacggaaaaaaaatcagaaaagaaaaatgctttCAGGGCTACTGAACTCATCTCTTTGGTTCTTGGGCATTCTTTTGTTCATCAACTACATAGAAGCCACCACTGTAACTGCCACTTTTGGCTTCACAAATCAGACAGACCAGCAAGCTTTGCTTGCCATTAAGGATTTTATATCAGAGGATCCTTTCAATAGTTTAAGCTCATGGAACAACTCACTGCAGTTCTGCAGTTGGCAAGGAGTTACATGCGGTCGCAGACATCGAAGAGTGACTTCCCTGAATCTGTCTTCACTTAAACTGGCAGGTTCACTATCTCCCCATTTTGGGAATCTTACATTCCTCAGGGTGATTGATCTCAGTAGAAACAGATTCCATCATATTTTTCCACCAGAAGTTGGTCAATTGTTTCGATTGAGATATCTTTCTCTAGCAAATAACTCCTTCCAAGGTGAACTTCCTTCCACCTTGGGTATTTGTTCAAACCTCATATTCCTGAATCTATATGGAAACAATTTTAGAGGGAAAATTCCTAGTGCACTTGGCTCTTTGTCCAGGCTCCGCAGGTTGAGCCTCGCCAGCAATAATTTCACAGGCGCAATCCCACCTTCATTTGGGAACCTCTCCAGTATGCAGCGTGCAAGTCTACAATTGAACAATCTGGAAGGAATCATTCCTGCTGAACTTGGACGACTCTCAGCCTTAGAAGTTCTAAGTTTGTATTCCAACAAATTGTCTGGTATGGTTCCTGAACAGCTTTACAATATCTCATCCATCAATTTGCTTACCGTTGCGGACAACCAATTAACAGGTCGCCTCCCGCATGATATAGGCTTAACCCTACCCAAGATGCAAACTCTTTATCTTGGAACAAACCAATTCTTTGGTCATATTCCAAAATCTATAGTCAATTTCTCAAGCCTCATAGATATTGATTTAGCATATAATTCCTTAACGGGGCCTGTTCCAAATAATTTGGGAAACCTGCAAAATCTTGAAACAATAAACTTTGGCGGCAATCCGCTTGGGGATGAGAATACGAGTGATTTAACCTTTCTTACCTCCTTAACCAATTGCACCAATTTAAGAGAGGTGTGGTTTTTTGAAAATCACCTTAGAGGCGTATTGCCAATCTCTATTGCAAATCTCTCTACCAACCTCTATTGGTTAACACTGGGGACTAACTACATAACTGGAGACATTCCTGTAGAGATTGAAAATCTTAAGAACCTGGAGTATCTTGCATTTCATGGAAACATGCTTACAGGAAGATTACCTGATTCTATTGGAAAACTTTCCAAGTTGCAAGAGCTTCATATTTACACCAACAAAATCTCAGGAAATATTCCATCCTCCTTCGGAAACCTTTCTGGAATACTTCGTCTCAGTCTAGCAGACAATTTTCTTGAGGGAACTATACCGGTTTCTCTGGCAAATTACAGTCAACTAGAAGTGTTGGACCTTTCATACAATCATCTTAGTGGTGTGATACCTGAGAAACTTGCTGGTATTGATTCTCTATTTGGCCTCTTCTtagctttaaataatttaacagGTCCATTACCATCTCAACTGGGTAATGCAAGAAATCTTAATGAATTGGATAtttcagaaaacaaattatCTGGAGAAATTCCACGTTCTATCGAGAATTGTGTCATGTTGGAAAACCTCAACATGGAGGGCAACTTCTTTGAAGGAactattccttcttctttcaagAAGCTAAGAAGTATTCGAGTCCTCAACCTTGCCCGCAACAATTTGTCTGGGCAAATTCCCAAGTTTCTTGGTGAATTACCTCTTCTTGGTTATCTCAACCTTTCCGTTAACAGTTTTGATGGTGAAGTGCCAACTGGAGGAGTTTTCAACAATGCTAGTGCATTTTCAGTTGCCGGAAATGACAAGCTATGTGGAGGAATCAAGGCACTGCAATTGCATGAATGCCCAAAACAGAGACAAGAGAATGGTTTTCCTCGGAAGGTAGTAATTCTTATAAGTAGTGTTGCACTTTTCCTTCTCCTGTTGTTGGCATCTGTCTGTGCTGTTATACacagcaaaaaaacaaacaaaattggaCCTTCTTTGGTCTCACCATTAGAGAAGAAATACCAAAGAGTTTCCTATTCGGAACTTGCACGTGCTACTGGTGGGTTCTCTTCGACCAACATAATTGGGGACGGAAAATATGGTACCGTCTACAAAGGTATACTTGGATCTGATGATCAAGTAGCTGTAAAGGTATTCAAGCTTCAACAAAGAGGAGCCAACAATACTTTCATGGCTGAAATCAACGCGTTGAGGAATATCAGACACCGAAATCTTGTTAGAATTGTAAATTCTTGCTCAACCATTGATTTCAAAGGCGATGACTTCAAAGCTTTGATCATGGAGTTTATGTCAAATGGGAGTTTGGAGAGCTGGTTACATGCAAGTTCAACGGAATCAGAAGATTTCAAAAATTTGAGTCTGCTGCAAAGGATAAACATAGCGACTGATGTGGCCCTAGCATTAGATTATCTTCACAACCAATGTGAAACAACAGTAGTTCATTGTGATCTAAAACCGAGCAACATCCTTCTTGACAATGACCTTACTGCTCATGTGGGTGATTTTGGCCTGGCAAAAATTCTTTTAGCTGCTCTTGGGGAGTCATTTTCTACTGAGTCCAGCTCAATTTGCATACGAGGAACCATTGGTTATGTAGCACCAG AATACGGAATGGGAGGAGAGGCTTCAACACATGGTGATGTGTATAGCTATGGAATTCTCTTACTGGAGATGTTCACAGGAAAAAGGCCCATCGACAGCATGTTTACAGGGGAATTTAACTTGCATAGTTTTGTTAAAGCAGCCCTTCCTGATCAGGTAATGGAGATTATTGATCCTCTACTCTCAAATGATATCCAAGAGGAAGCTCAGACAAGGAGAAATGGTCCAAGAGGCAGCAGAAGCATCAACATTGGAAAGGTGAAGGAGTGCTTGGCATCAATCCTGCAAGTTGGACTTCGATGTTCTGCTGATTTGCCAAGTGAAAGAATGGATATAGGAGATGTTCCCTCGGAACTGCATAAAATTACCAAGATTCTCTCTAACAGCTAG